A stretch of the Streptomyces venezuelae genome encodes the following:
- a CDS encoding glutamate-1-semialdehyde 2,1-aminomutase: MDTEEFELPRSRTANERLHAVIPGGAHTYAKGDDQYPENLAPVISHGRGAHVWDVDGNRYIEYGSGLRSVSLGHAHPRVIEAVRRELDRGSNFVRPSIVEAEAAERFLATVPTAEMVKFAKNGSDVTTGAVRLARAVTGRPRVAICGDHPFFSVDDWFIGTTPMSAGIPAAITDLTVAFPYGDLAATEELLTRYRGEVACLILEPAGHTEPPPGYLAGLRELADRHGCVLVFDEMITGLRWSEAGAQGLYGVTPDLSAFGKALGNGFAVSALAGRRELMERGGLRHSGDRVFLLSTTHGAETHALAAAMAVQTTYVEEGITARLHALGERLAAGVREAAAAMGVADHVLVRGRASNLVFATLDENREPSQEYRTLFLRRLLAGGVLAPSFVVSSALTEADIEHTVDVVAQACAVYRKALDAADPVPWLAGRPVKPVFRRLA; the protein is encoded by the coding sequence GTGGACACCGAAGAGTTCGAACTCCCCCGGTCCCGGACGGCGAACGAGCGGCTGCACGCCGTGATCCCCGGGGGCGCGCACACCTACGCCAAGGGCGACGACCAGTACCCCGAGAACCTGGCCCCGGTCATCAGCCACGGCCGCGGCGCCCACGTGTGGGACGTCGACGGCAACCGCTACATCGAGTACGGCTCCGGCCTGCGGTCGGTCAGCCTCGGCCACGCCCACCCCCGCGTGATCGAGGCGGTACGGCGGGAACTCGACCGCGGCAGCAACTTCGTACGGCCGTCCATCGTGGAGGCCGAGGCCGCGGAGCGTTTCCTGGCCACGGTGCCGACCGCCGAGATGGTGAAGTTCGCGAAGAACGGCTCCGATGTCACCACGGGCGCGGTGCGGCTCGCCCGCGCCGTCACCGGGCGCCCGCGGGTCGCGATCTGCGGCGACCATCCGTTCTTCTCCGTCGACGACTGGTTCATCGGCACCACGCCGATGTCCGCCGGCATTCCGGCGGCGATCACCGACCTGACCGTGGCGTTCCCGTACGGGGACCTGGCCGCCACGGAAGAGCTGCTCACCCGGTACCGGGGCGAGGTCGCCTGCCTGATCCTCGAACCCGCCGGCCATACCGAACCGCCGCCCGGGTATCTCGCCGGTCTGCGCGAGCTGGCCGACCGGCACGGCTGTGTCCTGGTCTTCGACGAGATGATCACCGGTCTCCGCTGGTCCGAGGCGGGCGCCCAGGGCCTGTACGGCGTGACCCCCGACCTCTCCGCCTTCGGCAAGGCACTGGGCAACGGGTTCGCCGTCTCCGCGCTGGCCGGGCGCCGCGAGCTGATGGAGCGGGGCGGGCTGCGCCACTCCGGCGACCGGGTGTTCCTGCTGTCCACCACGCACGGTGCGGAAACGCATGCACTGGCCGCCGCGATGGCCGTGCAGACCACCTATGTCGAGGAGGGCATCACCGCGCGGCTGCACGCCCTCGGCGAGCGGCTGGCCGCCGGTGTCCGCGAGGCCGCGGCTGCGATGGGGGTGGCCGACCACGTCCTCGTCCGGGGCCGGGCCAGCAATCTGGTCTTCGCCACCCTGGACGAGAACCGGGAGCCCTCGCAGGAGTACCGGACCCTGTTTCTGCGGCGGCTCCTCGCGGGCGGGGTGCTGGCCCCGTCGTTCGTGGTGAGCAGCGCACTGACCGAGGCCGACATCGAGCACACCGTCGACGTGGTGGCCCAGGCCTGTGCGGTGTACCGGAAGGCACTGGACGCCGCCGACCCCGTTCCCTGGCTGGCCGGGCGGCCGGTGAAGCCCGTGTTCCGCCGCTTGGCATGA
- the rfbC gene encoding dTDP-4-dehydrorhamnose 3,5-epimerase — MKATRVPEIDGAYLFEPTPYADERGFFCRTFDAEVIRSVGLDPAAFVQDSVSRSVRGVLRGLHLRSGAGEAKLVRCSYGRIFDVVVDLRPDSPTYRNRAFFELSGETQTTLYIPAGCAHGFQALSETADTSYRIDRPHDPAEDVTIAFDDPELAVPWPLPVTSMSRRDREAPSLAEVLKQKEN, encoded by the coding sequence ATGAAGGCGACCCGAGTCCCGGAGATCGACGGCGCGTACCTGTTCGAGCCGACGCCGTACGCCGACGAGCGCGGCTTCTTCTGCCGCACGTTCGACGCCGAGGTGATCCGCTCGGTGGGTCTCGACCCGGCCGCCTTCGTCCAGGACAGCGTGTCCCGCTCGGTCCGGGGCGTGCTGCGCGGCCTGCACCTGCGCTCCGGTGCCGGTGAGGCCAAGCTGGTGCGGTGCTCGTACGGGAGGATCTTCGACGTCGTCGTGGACCTGCGGCCGGACTCGCCGACGTACCGCAACCGGGCCTTCTTCGAACTGTCCGGCGAGACGCAGACGACCCTGTACATCCCGGCGGGCTGCGCGCACGGCTTCCAGGCGCTCTCCGAGACCGCCGACACCTCGTACCGGATCGACCGCCCGCACGATCCGGCCGAGGACGTGACGATCGCCTTCGACGATCCGGAGCTCGCCGTCCCCTGGCCGCTGCCGGTCACCTCGATGTCCCGGCGGGACCGGGAGGCACCGAGCCTCGCCGAAGTCCTGAAGCAGAAGGAGAACTGA
- a CDS encoding polysaccharide pyruvyl transferase family protein — protein sequence MTAVRVGVFGLLGSGNLGNDGSLEAVLGYLRAEHPEAVVDALCGGPEVVASRYGIPATRLHWYRGEYRTASRAGAIAGKGLGKLVDAFRTAAWVRRHDVVIVPGMGVLEATLPLRPWGFPYSLFLLCASGRLLRTRVALVGVGAAPIGDRPTRALVRWSARLAGYRSYRDDLSRDAMRAMGVDTARDEVYPDLAFALPAPPPSGPGGPGGLSGSPDPGPGPGRGPVCVGVMAFHGGNDDRARAEEIHRQYLDGTTRFVRALVEDGRPVRLLTGDACDAPVVAAILDAVDSPLVTAAPAASLADLMKEMAAADAVVATRYHNLVCALRVGTPTLALGYAAKSDALMEGMGLGAYCHPAREVDPDRLLTQFRALELRSAELRRTLRERNRAAARRLEHQFTALTAALFPAAGHAHTLLETP from the coding sequence GTGACCGCGGTGCGGGTGGGGGTGTTCGGCCTGCTCGGCTCCGGCAACCTCGGCAACGACGGGTCGCTGGAGGCCGTGCTCGGATACCTCCGCGCCGAGCACCCGGAGGCGGTGGTGGACGCGCTGTGCGGCGGCCCCGAGGTCGTCGCGAGCCGGTACGGGATCCCCGCGACGCGGCTGCACTGGTACCGCGGGGAGTACCGGACCGCCTCGCGGGCGGGCGCGATCGCGGGAAAGGGCCTGGGGAAACTGGTCGACGCCTTCCGCACCGCCGCCTGGGTGCGCCGGCACGACGTGGTGATCGTGCCGGGCATGGGCGTCCTGGAGGCGACCCTGCCGCTGCGGCCGTGGGGCTTCCCGTACTCGCTGTTCCTGCTCTGTGCGAGCGGCCGGCTGCTGCGCACCCGGGTCGCACTGGTCGGCGTCGGTGCCGCCCCGATCGGCGACCGGCCGACCCGGGCCCTGGTGCGCTGGTCGGCGCGGCTGGCCGGGTACCGGTCGTACCGGGATGACCTGTCCCGCGATGCGATGCGGGCGATGGGCGTGGACACCGCGCGCGACGAGGTCTACCCGGATCTCGCGTTCGCCCTGCCGGCGCCGCCGCCGAGCGGACCCGGCGGACCCGGCGGGCTCTCGGGTTCGCCGGACCCGGGCCCGGGCCCGGGACGGGGCCCGGTCTGCGTCGGGGTCATGGCCTTCCACGGCGGCAACGACGACCGCGCCCGGGCCGAGGAGATCCACCGGCAGTACCTCGACGGGACGACCCGCTTCGTCCGGGCGCTGGTCGAGGACGGCAGGCCGGTGCGGCTGCTCACCGGCGATGCATGCGATGCGCCGGTGGTCGCCGCGATCCTCGACGCGGTGGACTCGCCGCTGGTCACCGCTGCCCCGGCGGCCTCGCTGGCCGACCTGATGAAGGAGATGGCGGCTGCCGACGCCGTGGTGGCGACCCGGTACCACAACCTGGTCTGCGCGCTGCGGGTCGGTACGCCGACGCTCGCCCTCGGCTATGCGGCCAAGAGCGATGCGCTGATGGAAGGGATGGGGCTGGGCGCGTACTGCCACCCGGCCCGCGAGGTCGACCCCGACCGGCTGCTGACCCAGTTCCGTGCGCTGGAGCTGCGATCGGCGGAGCTGCGGCGGACGCTCCGCGAGCGGAACCGGGCCGCCGCCCGGCGCCTGGAGCACCAGTTCACCGCCTTGACCGCGGCCCTCTTCCCCGCGGCCGGCCACGCCCACACCCTGCTGGAGACCCCATGA
- a CDS encoding glycosyltransferase family 2 protein, translating to MTALPRLSIGLPVYNGEEYLAEALDALLGQTYEDFELVISDNASTDGTRDICRRYAAQDSRIRYLRLPRNIGAAPNHNHVFTECRGELFKWASHDDLYARDLLRSCVEALDERPEVILAHSGQAVIDGDGRVKVPYEYGLATDSPQAPERFRSLLFEPGGDDFYGVMRADVLRRVKPHDSYHHADRTFVAEITLHGPFHQVPELLYFRRDHPTRAERANPSKRSRCVNLDPRRAGLLHPTPRLLAEYVWGFAAAIRRAPLSPADRRACYRHLAAWLTSRVRPGAGERVEDRVPVVPDRLAVSVDALVAGREGRRA from the coding sequence ATGACCGCCCTTCCCAGGCTGAGCATCGGCCTGCCCGTGTACAACGGCGAGGAGTACCTCGCCGAGGCCCTGGACGCCCTGCTGGGCCAGACCTACGAGGACTTCGAGCTGGTCATCTCCGACAATGCCTCGACCGACGGGACCCGGGACATCTGCCGCCGGTACGCCGCGCAGGACTCGCGCATCCGCTACCTCCGGCTGCCCCGGAACATCGGCGCCGCGCCGAACCACAACCATGTGTTCACCGAGTGCCGGGGCGAGCTGTTCAAATGGGCCTCGCACGACGACCTGTACGCCCGGGACCTGCTGCGGTCCTGTGTCGAGGCGCTGGACGAGCGGCCGGAGGTGATCCTCGCGCACAGCGGCCAGGCCGTCATCGACGGCGACGGCCGGGTGAAGGTCCCGTACGAGTACGGGCTGGCCACCGACTCCCCGCAGGCGCCGGAGCGGTTCCGCAGCCTGCTGTTCGAGCCGGGTGGCGACGACTTCTACGGCGTGATGCGGGCCGATGTGCTGCGCCGGGTGAAGCCGCACGACAGCTACCACCACGCGGACCGCACCTTCGTCGCCGAGATCACCCTGCACGGGCCCTTCCACCAGGTGCCGGAGCTGCTGTACTTCCGCCGCGACCACCCCACCCGCGCCGAGCGGGCGAACCCTTCCAAGCGCTCCCGGTGCGTGAATCTGGACCCGCGCCGGGCGGGCCTGCTGCACCCGACGCCCCGGCTGCTGGCCGAGTACGTATGGGGTTTCGCCGCGGCGATCCGGCGGGCTCCGCTGTCCCCGGCCGACCGGCGTGCCTGCTACCGCCACCTGGCCGCGTGGCTGACCAGCCGGGTCCGGCCGGGTGCCGGCGAGCGGGTCGAGGACCGTGTCCCGGTTGTCCCGGACCGGCTCGCGGTCTCCGTGGACGCCCTCGTCGCCGGCCGTGAGGGGAGGCGGGCGTGA
- a CDS encoding DUF4910 domain-containing protein, whose translation MTGAGAQMHALVERLYPLCRSITGDGVRATLEIVGEYLPLEVHEVPTGTQVLDWTVPQEWNIRDAYVADAAGHRVVDFAASSLHVLGYSVPVRRTMPLSELRDHLYTLPDQPDLVPYRTSYYAPEWGFCLAQNTLDALPEGDYEVCVDSTLADGHLTYAEHVVPGRVPEEVLVSCHVCHPSLANDNLAGIAVAAFLARALAEESPYYTYRFVFAPGTIGAITWLARNRERVELVEHGLVLACAGDRGSLTYKQSRRGDAEIDRVLRHVLKTSERPHTVQEFTPYGYDERQYCSPGFDLGVGSLTRTPYAGYPEYHTSADNPDFVSPEAMADTLAVCREAFAVLDRNRRYLNLSPYGEPQLGRRGLYGSLGGRSDARQAQLAMLWVLSMSDGAHSLLDVAERSGLPFDTVAAAADALHGAGLIKA comes from the coding sequence ATGACCGGGGCCGGCGCGCAGATGCACGCCCTGGTGGAGCGGCTGTATCCGCTCTGCCGGAGCATCACCGGTGACGGTGTCCGCGCCACCCTGGAGATCGTCGGCGAGTACCTCCCGCTGGAGGTGCACGAGGTGCCGACGGGGACACAGGTCCTCGACTGGACGGTGCCGCAGGAGTGGAACATCCGGGACGCGTACGTCGCCGACGCCGCCGGCCACCGGGTCGTCGACTTCGCCGCCTCCAGCCTGCACGTGCTCGGGTACAGCGTGCCGGTGCGGCGGACCATGCCGCTGTCGGAGCTGCGCGACCACCTGTACACGCTGCCGGACCAGCCGGATCTGGTGCCGTACCGGACGAGTTACTACGCACCGGAGTGGGGGTTCTGCCTGGCCCAGAACACCCTGGACGCGCTGCCCGAGGGCGACTACGAGGTGTGCGTGGACTCCACGCTCGCCGACGGCCACCTCACCTACGCCGAGCATGTGGTCCCCGGGCGGGTCCCCGAGGAGGTGCTCGTCTCCTGTCACGTCTGCCACCCGTCACTGGCCAACGACAACCTGGCCGGGATCGCGGTGGCGGCGTTCCTGGCGCGGGCGCTGGCCGAGGAGAGCCCGTACTACACCTACCGGTTCGTCTTCGCCCCCGGCACCATCGGGGCGATCACCTGGCTGGCCCGCAACAGGGAACGGGTGGAGCTGGTCGAACACGGCCTGGTGCTGGCCTGCGCGGGCGACCGGGGCTCCCTGACGTACAAGCAGAGCAGGCGCGGTGACGCGGAGATCGACCGGGTGCTGCGGCACGTCCTGAAGACCTCCGAACGCCCGCACACCGTGCAGGAGTTCACTCCGTACGGGTACGACGAGCGGCAGTACTGCTCCCCCGGGTTCGACCTCGGCGTGGGCTCGCTCACCCGGACCCCGTACGCCGGGTACCCCGAGTACCACACCTCGGCGGACAACCCGGACTTCGTCTCCCCGGAGGCGATGGCGGACACCCTCGCCGTCTGCCGGGAGGCCTTCGCCGTGCTGGACCGCAACCGGCGGTACCTCAACCTCAGTCCGTACGGCGAACCACAGCTGGGGCGGCGGGGGTTGTACGGGTCGCTCGGCGGACGCAGTGACGCCCGGCAGGCGCAGCTGGCGATGCTCTGGGTGCTCAGCATGTCCGACGGCGCGCACAGCCTGCTGGACGTCGCCGAGCGGTCCGGGCTGCCGTTCGACACCGTCGCCGCCGCGGCCGATGCCCTGCACGGCGCCGGGCTGATCAAGGCATGA